gatggggtcAAGTTTCAGTCTTCTGTGTATGTATATTCAATTTTCTCAgtatcatttattgaagatgctgcCCTTTCTGCAATATGTGCCTTTTGGCACCTTGGTTGATAGTCACTTGACTCTAGATCCATAGGTTCATTTctgggatctttttttttcttttttttttttactggaaaaaaatgcTCTATATCATTAGAAATTaggagaatgcaaatcaaaaccatagtgATGTATAATTTCACCCTAGTTAGAATATCtattacacacaaaaaataaatgctggtgagaatgtgaagaaaagttAATGCTTGAACACTGCTGATGGGAAAGAAAATTAGCATATCCATTATAAAGAACAGTACAGAAGTTCTTAAAAGACTAAAAATGAATCTACCAAATGATTTACCTATTCCTCTTCTGggtatacatccaaaggaaattatATCAGCATATAATATAAACCAATAAGACATATGCATGCTTGTGTTTATTGTAGCAATATCTACCATAGCTAAGATAcagaatcagcctaggtgcccatcaatagataaacaaaatacccccccccacacacacacacacactagtagGTTACTagttagccataaagaagactgaaattctgtcatttacaactaaatggatggaactgaagacattatgttaaggaaaataagccagatacagaaagacaagtactgcatATTGTTGCTCATATGTGGAAGCCGAAAAAGTCATCCTGGATGTAAAGTATGGGTTACTAGAAGTTGGAAAGGAAGGATCAGATAAAGGAAGGCTGGATTTGATGAGTGCATGCTGTATACATATGTGGAAAGGACACTGaattccataaatatgtacaattcatACATGTTGgtcaaaaccaaaattattttttaaaaaaggcagagGAGCTCAAGGTGAGTACAGTCCTGAATGAGGTTGATAGATGGAGAAATAACTAAGTAATCCTATAACATTGTAGGAAAAAAACCAGACTGGCTAGTAAATCTTACTCTAATTCAATTAATTTTCAATCAGTTCTTTTGACCTGCCCTAATTCAACTCAATAAGCTGTGTTCCCAGTCATCCAGTATTTGACCTTACCTTCCTGGGACAACCAAGACTACAATGCTATGTGCTTGATCACCTGCAGTGAGACTACACAACTTGGTTTGGTATTTCTAAAACTGATTGTGAATTACAAAGAGGTAACACTGTAAGATCTGTCAATACTTGGGTATAGCAAGGTGTCAATAACCACAGAAGAGAAACTGCTAgcatagctgttttttttttaatttaatattctgGTAATCCATTATTGCCTTAGaagcacaaataaaaaataaagcaacatcTTCAGCACATTTTGCCATCAATTACTTCAGAAGTCATTTGCACTTCAAAAATATGTTACTCTCAAATTCAGTAATGATTTTTTAGGTCTTTATTTtcagagtaatttttatttaggtTAAGATATCACTAGTTCCTAATCGAATGACAGGAAAAGCTAATGTTGATCTGACATAGAAGTTGTTTCTGCATTCTAAGTTTCAATCTCCTATGATgttaaaaggaaagaataaatgctataaaaataaaaaagaagaagaagctacACAAATCACCCTCTTACATAGAAGGGAAAATTAGATTGTAAATATAAGGTGATATACACCAACTGACCTCTCCAGGCTACTGAGAAGTGATTTCTCATCTCCCTAAAGGAGGGATACCCAGTTTAGCAAATACCCCCATTTCATAGTAAGAAGTATATATGCATCAGTTGGCTTTTTCAATGTTCTAGAAAGACAAAAACTCTGGGGAAAACATAATGGTGTCTTAAGCCATGATAAGTGTACTAATCTTTTCACAGAAAAGACCCTAGAAACCCAAATCCATGGATGAAAAGAATTTCACTGGAGTGAAGGAGTTCATCCTTCTCGGATTCACAGCAGATCCAGGGGTACAACAGGTGcttttcttcatcttcctcatCATTTATATCTTCAGCCTCTTAGGAAATATGACCTTGATCTCTCTAATCTGTGCTGATTCTCAGCTCCACACTCCCATGTATTTCTTCATTGGAAACCTGTCATTCCTGGATCTCTGGTATTCATCTGTCTATGCCCCCAAGATCCTGATGACCTGCGTCTCTGAAGACAAAAGCATctcctttgctggctgcctggccCAGTTCTTCTTCTCTGCTGGACTGGCCTACAGTGAATGTTACCTTTTGGCTGCCATGGcttatgaccgctatgtggccatctccAACCCCTTACTGTATTCCCAGGCTATGTCCCCAAGGTTATGTGCCAGTCTGGTTGCAGCTTCCTACCTTGGTGGCTTTGTCAATTCCACTCTCATCACTAGTGAGACATTTACTCTGAGCTTCTGTGGTGACAATGTCATTGATGATTTCTTCTGTGATCTGCCCCCACTAGTAAAGCTGGCCTGTGATGTGAAGGAGAGCTACCAGGCTGTGCTGTACTTTATACTTGCCTCCAACGTCATCACCCCCACGGTCCTTATTCTCGCCTCCTACCTCTTCATCATTGCAGCCATCTTGAAAATCCGCTCCACCCAGGGCCGTctcaaggccttctccacctgtgggtctcacctgACCGCTGTCACTCTTTACTATGGTTCCATTCTCTTTATTTACTCCCGACCTAGTACTAGCTATGCCCTGGGACGGGATAAAGTGGTGTCAGTGTTCTACACTGTGGTGATTCCAATGCTGAACCCTTTGATCTATAGCTTAAGAAATAAAGATGTCAAAAATGCTCTGAGGAAAATGTTAAATcgagcaaagatttcttaaacagAAATACTTGgcaagtaaaacaaaacaaaaacaaaaacaaataaaccagcAATAGATTTTTCTCCATGTTGTTATTATTAGCTTGTACtctcagaaataaagaaaaattgtttcataattataaacaatatcctgtgtttgttttcttaatttggcACTTAAGagatatttttataagaataaatgaaGGTGGACTATTTGGAAAAACTGCTGTGTGTGCTAGCTTGACAGAGTCTATAAAACTGCTGAGAATGTGAGAGGTTTGAAAGAAGGCAGATCTGTTAGAATTTTCAATTGACATTTCATAAGATGATTTTATCTATAATGTTTTAAACTATAACTTAGCTGGCTATGGAATCATTATCAACATTTGACTTCATATAGCTCATAGTTGAGAAAACAGGATCATGACCTATAACTTACAACTCCAGAAGCACTTATGTTGCTTAGAGAACAAATCAGCAAAATatgaagtagaaaagaaatatCACTTAGAGCCACTATGTATTCCCAGTAAAAGAATATTGTCTCCACCAATCAAAAATCAAGGTTAACAGTCTATTAATTGTATAAGATAGAAATGGACTTAAGCTGACCAAGAACACAGGGACATCATATACATAAATACAGACAGACAGAAGAGATTTCAAATAACTACATCCAAGGGAAGGTTCAGAACAAAATCTCTACTGGGTAAAGTAGTGATTGATAGTAACTAAGAATCTacaaatgtttgtattttttctctcttttatgcaTCAATTAATTAAGCATTAGAGACTATTTCATTGTaatgatggacacaacatctttatttagttatctttatgcagtgctgaggatcaaacccaggccctcacatgtgctaggcaagtgttctaccattgagctacaacctcagcctcccaatcatCTTTTTAATGGCCTGATCTCTACAGTCACATTATGAGGCACTGGGAGTcaaggcttcaacatatgaattatgGGGAGACGATTTCACCCCTAACACCAGGGTTGGATAGTGGATTCCCAATGGAGGAGACAAGGAAGGGCACTCTGGACAAACAGAGGGGCATGTGACGGGGAAAAAGCAGTGAAatataagatatattttaaaacatcataagtaaaaataaaaaagaaaaaaaataaaacatcataagtagtaaaatttggagaaattCTGTATCAGACATATTTGATGCTTATATTATAACTTAGAACCATTAGGagccaacttttaaaaatactgctcACTTGATCATATTCCAATTAACATATTATCCCCACATTCCAAGTGTACTCTAATTGTGTCTTTGGAGACGGAGGTACCTATTTCTGGCTGATGCGTGGAAGAAGTCTCAAAGGGCTATTGAGAAAGTACATATGTTGAGTCCAACAGAGGCACACCAAAGCACCAGAAGAGAGAGAGCAAAGTGTGTCACTTCCAAGAACTGACCTTTCTGGCCCAGGGTAAGCTCCTGGGATGGGGAAAGTTAAGCAGTTTGGTGTTTCTGTGACTTTAGCTATAATTAGAATGGGATACAGAGTTTGGCTGGGCTGTCAAAGGATCATTGCTTTGCCAAACTTGCATGCAGATGTGAGtggtctccctccctctctttctctctttctctctctctctctctctctctcacacacacacacacacacacacacacacaccccttctaATTCCAATTCCATCCAGTGATATATCTGGTCCTAATATACAGTTTGAAATTCAGTCTGATATTTATGCTGGAACTTCATATATTCATTGACACAgtgaaaaaaattcaagaggACAAAGCATGTGCCTTTTTTGGACATCTTTGACAGATATTTTGTGCTGTCCAGACTagtaaaatgcattattttaagtCCCTGTAACTTATTTTCTGGTGCCAGAGAGACATTAGTTTCACAGAGTTCTTGCTCCAGGGAAGGTAGCAGCGACCATTCTGCTCCTGGGGAAATGCCTCACCACAAGCTGTTCTACGTAGGATGCTTCAACATGACTGGTTCTGATCCTCTGTGTCTTTTTTTCACATTCAGATATATATATcagcaatttatttaaaatttgaaatggatTTGAGGTCTCAGGAATGAatcctctcttttatttatttatttttcttcttgtcagACAATTCACTGTGCCAGGAAAATTCACTTAAGATAGATTTTTCATTCTGAGTATTTTAAGCTAGGTTAGGTGTAGATagcattttaggaaaaaaaaaagtcaagatagACAGGAATAAACCAGttattctctctgcaattattTATCAAATGTCACCAAGTTACCATAAACTGTTCTTGATAGTGTAAAACAGCAGTAAAGAAGCAGAGAAATGTAATGCCCTGAACATGTGATATTCCGGTAAGGAGAAACAGGCAACAAATTTAATAGACAAGAGTGAGAATGTCAGAGTTGAACAGAGACAGTACCAGAGCAGAGTCTGGGCAGAATGGTAGAATGAAGGGCATTGGTGGGATGTGgtcatgaaattttttaaa
This portion of the Ictidomys tridecemlineatus isolate mIctTri1 chromosome 4, mIctTri1.hap1, whole genome shotgun sequence genome encodes:
- the LOC101974216 gene encoding olfactory receptor 9G19 — translated: MDEKNFTGVKEFILLGFTADPGVQQVLFFIFLIIYIFSLLGNMTLISLICADSQLHTPMYFFIGNLSFLDLWYSSVYAPKILMTCVSEDKSISFAGCLAQFFFSAGLAYSECYLLAAMAYDRYVAISNPLLYSQAMSPRLCASLVAASYLGGFVNSTLITSETFTLSFCGDNVIDDFFCDLPPLVKLACDVKESYQAVLYFILASNVITPTVLILASYLFIIAAILKIRSTQGRLKAFSTCGSHLTAVTLYYGSILFIYSRPSTSYALGRDKVVSVFYTVVIPMLNPLIYSLRNKDVKNALRKMLNRAKIS